Proteins encoded by one window of Dendropsophus ebraccatus isolate aDenEbr1 chromosome 4, aDenEbr1.pat, whole genome shotgun sequence:
- the ATP2B2 gene encoding plasma membrane calcium-transporting ATPase 2 isoform X11 — translation MGQLKSSANTMDLLVTSWVRRRWNHFVFLLSVTAKQQDGAAAMEMQPLKSAEGGDGEEKDKKKHNPHKKEKSVLQGKLTKLAVQIGKAGLVMSAITVIILVLYFAIDTFVVQKKQWLPECTPIYIQYFVKFFIIGVTVLVVAVPEGLPLAVTISLAYSVKKMMKDNNLVRHLDACETMGNATAICSDKTGTLTTNRMTVVQAYVGDVHYKEIPDPDGLPAKTLDVLVNAISINSAYTSKVLPAEQGGGLPRQVGNKTECGLLGFLLDLKQNYQTVRTLIPEEKLYKVYTFNSVRKSMSTVVKLEDGSFRMYSKGASEIVLKKCSKILNGAGEPRIFKPRDRDEMVKKVIEPMASDGLRTICIAYRDFPQSPEPDWDNENDIVTDLTCIAVVGIEDPVRPEVPDAIRKCQRAGITVRMVTGDNINTARAIAIKCGIIHPGEDFLCIEGKEFNRRIHNEKGEIEQERIDKIWPKLRVLARSSPTDKHTLVKGIIDSTQVEQRQVVAVTGDGTNDGPALKKADVGFAMGIAGTDVAKEASDIILTDDNFSSIVKAVMWGRNVYDSISKFLQFQLTVNVVAVIVAFTGACITQDSPLKAVQMLWVNLIMDTFASLALATEPPTESLLLRKPYGRNKPLISQTMMKNILGHAVYQLTLIFTLLFVGEEIFNIDSGRNAPLHSPPSEHYTIIFNTFVMMQLFNEINARKIHGERNVFDGIFRNPIFCTIVLGTFAIQIVIVQFGGKPFSCSPLQLDQWMWCIFLGIGELVWGQVIASIPTSRLKFLKSAGHLTQKEENHEEEMNEDVEEIDHAERELRRGQILWFRGLNRIQTQIEVVNTFKSGASFQGALRRQSSTTSQNQDVTNISSPSHVSLSNALSSPTSTSAAGPPSVLLPSNLQGLDEDFFFVVTADGKEESTIRVVKAFRSSLYEGLEKPDSRTSIHNFMTHPEFKIEDSQPHIPLIDDTDQEEDPALKQNSSQPPSPNKNNNAIDSGINLTTETSKSATSSSPGSPIHSLETSL, via the exons ATGGGGCAGTTGAAATCTTCAGCCAATACTATGGACCTATTGGTGACAAGCTGGGTACGCAGGAGATGGAACCATTTTGTTTTCTTACTCTCAGTCACAG CCAAACAGCAAGATGGAGCAGCTGCCATGGAGATGCAGCCCTTGAAAAGTGCAGAGGGTggtgatggagaagaaaaggacaaGAAGAAACATAATCCACacaaaaaggagaagtctgttttGCAGGGGAAGCTAACAAAACTGGCGGTGCAGATTGGTAAAGCTG GTCTGGTCATGTCTGCTATCACAGTTATTATCTTGGTGTTATACTTTGCTATCGATACTTTTGTTGTCCAAAAAAAACAGTGGTTGCCTGAGTGCACGCCAATATACATCCAGTACTTTGTCAAGTTTTTTATCATTGGCGTCACTGTGCTGGTTGTCGCTGTACCAGAGGGACTTCCTCTTGCTGTGACTATTTCTCTAGCATATTCTGTTAAG AAAATGATGAAAGATAATAATCTAGTACGACATTTAGATGCTTGTGAGACCATGGGTAATGCAACAGCAATCTGTTCTGATAAGACCGGCACGTTGACTACAAATAGGATGACTGTGGTTCAGGCGTATGTTGGCGATGTCCATTACAAGGAAATTCCAGACCCTGATGGGCTTCCAGCCAAAACCTTGGATGTTCTGGTGAACGCTATAAGTATCAATAGTGCTTACACCTCCAAAGTCCTG CCTGCAGAGCAGGGGGGTGGCCTCCCACGACAAGTTGGAAACAAAACAGAATGTGGCTTGTTGGGATTTTTGTTGGATTTGAAGCAAAATTATCAGACTGTGAGAACTCTCATCCCAGAAGAGAAACTCTATAAGGTGTACACCTTCAATTCTGTGCGAAAGTCTATGAGCACAGTGGTTAAGCTGGAAGATGGAAGTTTCCGCATGTATAGCAAAGGGGCTTCAGAGATTGTCCTTAAGAA ATGTTCCAAAATCTTAAATGGTGCTGGAGAACCTCGCATCTTCAAGCCACGGGATCGAGATGAGATGGTAAAAAAAGTGATCGAACCGATGGCTTCTGATGGTCTCAGAACAATCTGCATTGCTTATCGAGACTTTCCTCAGAGTCCAGAGCCAGACTGGGACAATGAAAATGATATTGTAACTGATCTAACCTGTATTGCTGTTGTTGGAATTGAAGATCCGGTCAGGCCAGAG GTACCTGATGCAATACGGAAATGTCAACGGGCTGGAATTACAGTCCGCATGGTGACGGGTGATAACATTAATACTGCACGCGCCATTGCCATTAAATGCGGCATCATACATCCTGGAGAGGATTTTCTATGCATAGAAGGGAAAGAATTTAATCGGAGGATACACAATGAGAAAGGCGAG ATTGAGCAAGAAAGGATTGATAAAATTTGGCCAAAACTGCGTGTTCTGGCACGATCCTCTCCTACTGACAAGCACACTCTGGTAAAGG gtattaTTGACAGCACACAGGTGGAGCAGAGGCAGGTGGTTGCAGTTACTGGGGATGGAACAAATGATGGTCCTGCTTTGAAGAAAGCTGATGTTGGATTTGCAATG GGAATTGCAGGCACAGATGTAGCAAAGGAGGCTTCTGACATCATCCTGACAGATGACAACTTCAGCAGCATTGTCAAGGCTGTAATGTGGGGCCGCAATGTATATGACAGCATCTCCAAGTTCCTGCAGTTTCAGCTGACAGTTAATGTTGTGGCTGTAATTGTGGCATTTACGGGGGCGTGCATTACACAG GATTCTCCCTTGAAAGCTGTTCAGATGTTGTGGGTGAACCTCATCATGGACACTTTTGCATCTCTCGCTCTAGCAACTGAGCCTCCAACAGAGTCTCTTCTACTTAGGAAACCCTATGGAAGAAACAAGCCTCTGATTTCCCAGACTATGATGAAGAACATCCTAGGTCACGCTGTCTACCAGCTGACTCTAATCTTTACACTACTTTTTGTAG GAGAGGAGATCTTTAATATCGACAGTGGTCGGAATGCACCACTCCATTCCCCTCCATCTGAGCACTATACCATAATTTTCAACACATTCGTCATGATGCAGCTCTTCAATGAGATCAATGCCCGCAAGATCCATGGAGAGCGCAATGTCTTTGACGGAATTTTTAGGAATCCAATATTTTGTACAATTGTACTTGGCACATTTGCAATCCAG ATTGTGATCGTACAGTTTGGTGGGAAGCCGTTCAGTTGTTCACCTTTACAACTCGATCAGTGGATGTGGTGCATATTTCTTGGTATTGGGGAATTGGTGTGGGGTCAG GTCATTGCCAGCATCCCAACCAGCAGGTTAAAGTTCCTCAAGTCAGCTGGTCACTTGACACAGAAAGAGGAGAACCATGAAGAAGAGATGAATGAAGATGTTGAAGAAATAGACCATGCAGAGCGAGAACTTAGACGTGGACAAATTCTCTGGTTCCGGGGACTCAACCGAATACAGACCCAG ATTGAAGTAGTGAATACTTTCAAGAGTGGGGCTTCCTTTCAGGGGGCCCTGAGGAGACAGTCGTCTACCACAAGCCAGAACCAGGATGTAACCAATATTTCTAGCCCTAGTCATGTCTCCTTATCCAATGCTCTTTCTTCTCCTACCAGCACATCAGCAGCAGGGC CACCATCAGTATTATTACCATCTAACTTGCAGGGATTGGACGAAGACTTTTTCTTTGTGGTTACAGCTGACGGGAAAGAAGAATCCACT ATCCGCGTCGTGAAGGCATTCCGTAGCTCTCTCTATGAAGGTTTAGAAAAACCGGACTCTCGAACTTCCATTCACAATTTCATGACCCATCCAGAATTTAAAATAGAAGATTCTCAGCCACATATCCCTCTAATCGATGATACAGACCAGGAGGAAGACCCCGCCCTGAAGCAAAACTCCAGCCAGCCTCCCTCACCCAACAAAAACAACAATGCAATTGACAGTGGGATCAATCTCACCACAGAGACAAGCAAATCAGCTACCTCTTCCAGTCCCGGGAGTCCGATACATAGCCTGGAAACCTCCCTTTAG
- the ATP2B2 gene encoding plasma membrane calcium-transporting ATPase 2 isoform X10, which translates to MGQLKSSANTMDLLVTSWVRRRWNHFVFLLSVTGKMQDGSVEIIQNKAKQQDGAAAMEMQPLKSAEGGDGEEKDKKKHNPHKKEKSVLQGKLTKLAVQIGKAGLVMSAITVIILVLYFAIDTFVVQKKQWLPECTPIYIQYFVKFFIIGVTVLVVAVPEGLPLAVTISLAYSVKKMMKDNNLVRHLDACETMGNATAICSDKTGTLTTNRMTVVQAYVGDVHYKEIPDPDGLPAKTLDVLVNAISINSAYTSKVLPAEQGGGLPRQVGNKTECGLLGFLLDLKQNYQTVRTLIPEEKLYKVYTFNSVRKSMSTVVKLEDGSFRMYSKGASEIVLKKCSKILNGAGEPRIFKPRDRDEMVKKVIEPMASDGLRTICIAYRDFPQSPEPDWDNENDIVTDLTCIAVVGIEDPVRPEVPDAIRKCQRAGITVRMVTGDNINTARAIAIKCGIIHPGEDFLCIEGKEFNRRIHNEKGEIEQERIDKIWPKLRVLARSSPTDKHTLVKGIIDSTQVEQRQVVAVTGDGTNDGPALKKADVGFAMGIAGTDVAKEASDIILTDDNFSSIVKAVMWGRNVYDSISKFLQFQLTVNVVAVIVAFTGACITQDSPLKAVQMLWVNLIMDTFASLALATEPPTESLLLRKPYGRNKPLISQTMMKNILGHAVYQLTLIFTLLFVGEEIFNIDSGRNAPLHSPPSEHYTIIFNTFVMMQLFNEINARKIHGERNVFDGIFRNPIFCTIVLGTFAIQIVIVQFGGKPFSCSPLQLDQWMWCIFLGIGELVWGQVIASIPTSRLKFLKSAGHLTQKEENHEEEMNEDVEEIDHAERELRRGQILWFRGLNRIQTQIEVVNTFKSGASFQGALRRQSSTTSQNQDVTNISSPSHVSLSNALSSPTSTSAAGPPSVLLPSNLQGLDEDFFFVVTADGKEESTIRVVKAFRSSLYEGLEKPDSRTSIHNFMTHPEFKIEDSQPHIPLIDDTDQEEDPALKQNSSQPPSPNKNNNAIDSGINLTTETSKSATSSSPGSPIHSLETSL; encoded by the exons ATGGGGCAGTTGAAATCTTCAGCCAATACTATGGACCTATTGGTGACAAGCTGGGTACGCAGGAGATGGAACCATTTTGTTTTCTTACTCTCAGTCACAG GCAAAATGCAAGATGGGAGTGTGGAGATCATCCAAAATAAAG CCAAACAGCAAGATGGAGCAGCTGCCATGGAGATGCAGCCCTTGAAAAGTGCAGAGGGTggtgatggagaagaaaaggacaaGAAGAAACATAATCCACacaaaaaggagaagtctgttttGCAGGGGAAGCTAACAAAACTGGCGGTGCAGATTGGTAAAGCTG GTCTGGTCATGTCTGCTATCACAGTTATTATCTTGGTGTTATACTTTGCTATCGATACTTTTGTTGTCCAAAAAAAACAGTGGTTGCCTGAGTGCACGCCAATATACATCCAGTACTTTGTCAAGTTTTTTATCATTGGCGTCACTGTGCTGGTTGTCGCTGTACCAGAGGGACTTCCTCTTGCTGTGACTATTTCTCTAGCATATTCTGTTAAG AAAATGATGAAAGATAATAATCTAGTACGACATTTAGATGCTTGTGAGACCATGGGTAATGCAACAGCAATCTGTTCTGATAAGACCGGCACGTTGACTACAAATAGGATGACTGTGGTTCAGGCGTATGTTGGCGATGTCCATTACAAGGAAATTCCAGACCCTGATGGGCTTCCAGCCAAAACCTTGGATGTTCTGGTGAACGCTATAAGTATCAATAGTGCTTACACCTCCAAAGTCCTG CCTGCAGAGCAGGGGGGTGGCCTCCCACGACAAGTTGGAAACAAAACAGAATGTGGCTTGTTGGGATTTTTGTTGGATTTGAAGCAAAATTATCAGACTGTGAGAACTCTCATCCCAGAAGAGAAACTCTATAAGGTGTACACCTTCAATTCTGTGCGAAAGTCTATGAGCACAGTGGTTAAGCTGGAAGATGGAAGTTTCCGCATGTATAGCAAAGGGGCTTCAGAGATTGTCCTTAAGAA ATGTTCCAAAATCTTAAATGGTGCTGGAGAACCTCGCATCTTCAAGCCACGGGATCGAGATGAGATGGTAAAAAAAGTGATCGAACCGATGGCTTCTGATGGTCTCAGAACAATCTGCATTGCTTATCGAGACTTTCCTCAGAGTCCAGAGCCAGACTGGGACAATGAAAATGATATTGTAACTGATCTAACCTGTATTGCTGTTGTTGGAATTGAAGATCCGGTCAGGCCAGAG GTACCTGATGCAATACGGAAATGTCAACGGGCTGGAATTACAGTCCGCATGGTGACGGGTGATAACATTAATACTGCACGCGCCATTGCCATTAAATGCGGCATCATACATCCTGGAGAGGATTTTCTATGCATAGAAGGGAAAGAATTTAATCGGAGGATACACAATGAGAAAGGCGAG ATTGAGCAAGAAAGGATTGATAAAATTTGGCCAAAACTGCGTGTTCTGGCACGATCCTCTCCTACTGACAAGCACACTCTGGTAAAGG gtattaTTGACAGCACACAGGTGGAGCAGAGGCAGGTGGTTGCAGTTACTGGGGATGGAACAAATGATGGTCCTGCTTTGAAGAAAGCTGATGTTGGATTTGCAATG GGAATTGCAGGCACAGATGTAGCAAAGGAGGCTTCTGACATCATCCTGACAGATGACAACTTCAGCAGCATTGTCAAGGCTGTAATGTGGGGCCGCAATGTATATGACAGCATCTCCAAGTTCCTGCAGTTTCAGCTGACAGTTAATGTTGTGGCTGTAATTGTGGCATTTACGGGGGCGTGCATTACACAG GATTCTCCCTTGAAAGCTGTTCAGATGTTGTGGGTGAACCTCATCATGGACACTTTTGCATCTCTCGCTCTAGCAACTGAGCCTCCAACAGAGTCTCTTCTACTTAGGAAACCCTATGGAAGAAACAAGCCTCTGATTTCCCAGACTATGATGAAGAACATCCTAGGTCACGCTGTCTACCAGCTGACTCTAATCTTTACACTACTTTTTGTAG GAGAGGAGATCTTTAATATCGACAGTGGTCGGAATGCACCACTCCATTCCCCTCCATCTGAGCACTATACCATAATTTTCAACACATTCGTCATGATGCAGCTCTTCAATGAGATCAATGCCCGCAAGATCCATGGAGAGCGCAATGTCTTTGACGGAATTTTTAGGAATCCAATATTTTGTACAATTGTACTTGGCACATTTGCAATCCAG ATTGTGATCGTACAGTTTGGTGGGAAGCCGTTCAGTTGTTCACCTTTACAACTCGATCAGTGGATGTGGTGCATATTTCTTGGTATTGGGGAATTGGTGTGGGGTCAG GTCATTGCCAGCATCCCAACCAGCAGGTTAAAGTTCCTCAAGTCAGCTGGTCACTTGACACAGAAAGAGGAGAACCATGAAGAAGAGATGAATGAAGATGTTGAAGAAATAGACCATGCAGAGCGAGAACTTAGACGTGGACAAATTCTCTGGTTCCGGGGACTCAACCGAATACAGACCCAG ATTGAAGTAGTGAATACTTTCAAGAGTGGGGCTTCCTTTCAGGGGGCCCTGAGGAGACAGTCGTCTACCACAAGCCAGAACCAGGATGTAACCAATATTTCTAGCCCTAGTCATGTCTCCTTATCCAATGCTCTTTCTTCTCCTACCAGCACATCAGCAGCAGGGC CACCATCAGTATTATTACCATCTAACTTGCAGGGATTGGACGAAGACTTTTTCTTTGTGGTTACAGCTGACGGGAAAGAAGAATCCACT ATCCGCGTCGTGAAGGCATTCCGTAGCTCTCTCTATGAAGGTTTAGAAAAACCGGACTCTCGAACTTCCATTCACAATTTCATGACCCATCCAGAATTTAAAATAGAAGATTCTCAGCCACATATCCCTCTAATCGATGATACAGACCAGGAGGAAGACCCCGCCCTGAAGCAAAACTCCAGCCAGCCTCCCTCACCCAACAAAAACAACAATGCAATTGACAGTGGGATCAATCTCACCACAGAGACAAGCAAATCAGCTACCTCTTCCAGTCCCGGGAGTCCGATACATAGCCTGGAAACCTCCCTTTAG